The Clostridioides sp. ES-S-0010-02 genome window below encodes:
- the aroE gene encoding shikimate dehydrogenase, protein MIINSETKLICLLGHPVKQSFSPIMHNYLFEKYKQNNVYVCFDVESKDLWKTVESIKSMGVEGCNVTIPHKVNIIKYLDYIDYKAKLVGAVNTIKNEGGRLKGYNTDGVGFVKAVIENGFDLKDKKVMILGCGGSCRSIAIELAFNNVKSIEIRNRSIDKAREISNIIKSSFKLDVVYSTKEVDKNDLSKIDILINTTPIGMGNNLCPIDESLIPSKKILVCNIVYKPHETSLIKWARKYNLDVIFGIDMLINQGLSAFCIWTGIKLDSNENSCIKELYEKNL, encoded by the coding sequence ATGATTATAAATAGCGAAACAAAGCTTATATGTCTTTTAGGACATCCAGTGAAACAAAGTTTTTCACCAATCATGCATAATTACTTATTTGAAAAATACAAACAAAATAATGTTTATGTATGCTTTGATGTAGAGTCAAAAGACTTATGGAAAACAGTAGAGTCCATAAAAAGTATGGGTGTAGAGGGTTGTAATGTGACAATACCTCATAAGGTAAATATAATTAAATACTTGGATTATATTGATTACAAAGCAAAATTAGTTGGAGCAGTTAATACGATTAAGAATGAAGGAGGTAGATTAAAAGGATATAATACTGATGGAGTTGGATTTGTAAAAGCTGTAATTGAAAATGGGTTTGACCTAAAAGACAAAAAGGTCATGATATTAGGTTGTGGAGGTTCGTGTAGAAGTATTGCTATTGAACTTGCATTTAACAATGTAAAATCTATAGAAATAAGAAATAGAAGTATAGATAAAGCAAGGGAAATATCAAATATAATAAAATCCAGTTTTAAATTAGATGTAGTCTATAGCACTAAAGAAGTTGATAAAAATGATTTAAGCAAAATTGATATACTTATAAATACTACACCAATAGGTATGGGGAATAACTTATGTCCAATAGATGAATCATTGATTCCAAGCAAAAAAATACTAGTATGTAATATAGTATACAAGCCTCATGAAACAAGCCTTATAAAATGGGCGAGAAAATACAATTTAGATGTTATATTTGGAATTGATATGTTAATAAATCAAGGTCTAAGTGCATTTTGTATATGGACTGGAATAAAGTTAGATAGTAATGAAAATAGTTGTATAAAAGAGCTTTATGAAAAGAATTTATAA